The Pongo abelii isolate AG06213 chromosome 7, NHGRI_mPonAbe1-v2.0_pri, whole genome shotgun sequence genome contains the following window.
GGTGCGTCCGGATGGGGCCAGGTGGGGCCTGGAGCGGGAGCGCAGCCGATAAGCCCTGcgcccctctctcccttccttccactgTGCAGGCAAGTCGTGGAAGGCGCTGACGCTGGCGGAGAAGCGGCCCTTCGTGGAGGAGGCCGAGCGGCTGCGCGTGCAGCACATGCAGGACCACCCCAACTACAAGTACCGGCCGCGGCGGCGCAAGCAGGTGAAGCGGCTGAAGCGGGTGGAGGGCGGCTTCCTGCACGGCCTGGCTGAGCCGCAGGCGGCCGCGCTGGGCCCCGAGGGTGGCCGCGTGGCCATGGACGGCCTGGGCCTCCAGTTCCCCGAACAGGGCTTCCCCGCCGGCCCGCCGCTGCTGCCTCCGCACATGGGAGGCCACTACCGCGACTGCCAGAGTCTGGGCGCGCCTCCGCTCGACGGCTACCCGTTGCCCACGCCCGACACGTCCCCGCTGGACGGCGTGGACCCCGACCCGGCTTTCTTCGCCGCCCCGATGCCCGGGGACTGCCCGGCAGCCGGCACCTACAGCTACGCGCAGGTCTCGGACTACGCTGGCCCCCCGGAGCCTCCTGCCGGCCCCATGCACCCCCGACTCGGCCCAGAGCCCGCGGGTCCCTCGATTCCGGGCCTCCTTGCGCCACCCAGCGCCCTTCACATGTACTACGGCGCGATGGGCTCGCCTGGGGCGGGCGGCGGGCGCGGCTTCCAGATGCAGCCGCaacaccagcaccagcaccagcaccagcaccagcaccaccCCCCGGGCCCCGGACAGCCATCGCCCCCTCCGGAGGCACTGCCCTGCCGGGACGGCACGGAACCCAGTCAGCCCGCCGAGCTCCTCGGGGAGGTGGACCGCACGGAATTTGAACAGTATCTGCACTTCGTGTGCAAGCCTGAGATGGGCCTCCCCTACCAAGGGCATGACTCCGGTGTGAATCTCCCCGACAGCCACGGGGCCATTTCCTCGGTGGTGTCCGACGCCAGCTCCGCGGTATATTACTGCAACTATCCTGACGTGTGATAGGTCCCCGATCCGCCCCAGCCTGCAGGCCAGAAGCAGTGTTACACACTTCCTGGAGGAGCTAAGGAAatcctcagactcctgggtttttgttgttgctgttgttgttttttaaaaggtgTCTTGGCATATAATTTATGGTAATTTATTTTGTCTGCCACTTGAACAGTTTGGGGGGGGGGGTgagatttcatttaaaattcgTTCAGAGATTTGTTTCCCATAGTTGCATTGTCAGAACCCTATTT
Protein-coding sequences here:
- the SOX17 gene encoding transcription factor SOX-17; this translates as MSSPDAGYASDDQSQTRSALPAVMAGLGPCPWAESLSPIGDMKVKGEAPASSGAPAGAAGRAKGESRIRRPMNAFMVWAKDERKRLAQQNPDLHNAELSKMLGKSWKALTLAEKRPFVEEAERLRVQHMQDHPNYKYRPRRRKQVKRLKRVEGGFLHGLAEPQAAALGPEGGRVAMDGLGLQFPEQGFPAGPPLLPPHMGGHYRDCQSLGAPPLDGYPLPTPDTSPLDGVDPDPAFFAAPMPGDCPAAGTYSYAQVSDYAGPPEPPAGPMHPRLGPEPAGPSIPGLLAPPSALHMYYGAMGSPGAGGGRGFQMQPQHQHQHQHQHQHHPPGPGQPSPPPEALPCRDGTEPSQPAELLGEVDRTEFEQYLHFVCKPEMGLPYQGHDSGVNLPDSHGAISSVVSDASSAVYYCNYPDV